The following proteins come from a genomic window of Aquimarina sp. MAR_2010_214:
- a CDS encoding transposase: MELVQYPTLADSICNIRSRKIKQTFFTQINTLLNWQPIITVLKEHHTKELSATGKTSYIGLLLFKMSLLQTWYGLSDYEVEDQVNDSISFSYFCGLHIDQVAPDHSTLSRFRTILTKAKAYQPLLKEINHQLEAHKIIVKTGVIVDAIVIDTSSKIQRKNQSQGNRGQKI; this comes from the coding sequence ATGGAATTAGTACAATACCCAACCTTAGCAGATAGTATTTGCAATATACGTTCTCGTAAGATCAAGCAAACCTTTTTTACACAAATCAATACGCTTTTAAATTGGCAACCTATTATAACAGTTTTGAAAGAGCATCATACTAAAGAGCTAAGTGCCACAGGAAAAACGAGTTATATTGGATTATTGCTTTTTAAAATGAGTTTGCTTCAAACTTGGTATGGTTTAAGTGATTATGAAGTTGAAGACCAGGTTAATGACAGTATTTCTTTTAGCTACTTTTGTGGGTTACATATCGACCAAGTAGCTCCTGATCATAGTACCTTATCCCGTTTTAGAACCATCCTGACAAAAGCAAAAGCTTACCAACCACTATTAAAAGAAATTAACCATCAACTGGAAGCTCATAAAATCATAGTTAAAACAGGGGTTATTGTTGATGCAATTGTTATAGATACCTCCTCTAAAATCCAAAGAAAAAACCAATCACAAGGTAACAGAGGACAGAAAATATGA
- a CDS encoding lipopolysaccharide biosynthesis protein, whose amino-acid sequence MNRILSYIKKSEYTKHVSTLISGTLLSQGVFFASSIIIARLYTPTELSVFAIFFSITFVISGASSLKYDHAIIIEENDKNTLNILIGSLVLSVIFNTFCLFIVLIFGKSIGALFSMEPSFIKILYFIPAASFLLNAYNCFKNFSNRNRFYKVMAVNKIIDSSSISIGQILLGLLKMSAIGLVFGYIFSKIISLFHFVFKTRKIIFFNDISREQILSQLKSHNRFPKYSLPGETVGTLATHLPVFLIGNFFGGNALGNYSLVERVLNAPSSLVGSAVLDVFKQKASIEYHENGDCKKLYVNTFKILVILGICPSIILFFFGTELFLFVFGEQWRQAGEYTKVLSGLFFFSFCCFSINLYVLYC is encoded by the coding sequence ATGAATAGAATATTATCTTATATAAAAAAATCAGAATATACAAAGCATGTTTCTACATTGATAAGTGGGACGTTATTATCACAAGGAGTATTTTTTGCTTCTTCAATTATTATTGCGAGGTTATATACTCCTACAGAATTAAGCGTTTTTGCTATTTTTTTTTCTATTACATTTGTAATTTCGGGAGCTTCTAGTTTGAAATATGATCATGCAATAATAATTGAAGAAAATGATAAAAACACATTAAATATTCTTATAGGGTCACTTGTTTTATCTGTTATATTCAATACTTTTTGTTTATTTATTGTATTAATTTTCGGGAAATCAATAGGTGCATTATTTTCAATGGAACCAAGTTTTATTAAAATTCTATACTTTATACCTGCTGCTTCATTTTTACTGAATGCATATAATTGCTTTAAGAATTTTAGTAATAGGAATAGGTTTTATAAAGTAATGGCAGTTAATAAGATAATTGATAGTTCATCTATATCAATTGGTCAAATATTACTTGGATTGTTAAAGATGTCTGCAATTGGTTTGGTGTTTGGATATATTTTTAGTAAAATTATTTCATTATTTCACTTTGTTTTTAAAACAAGGAAGATCATTTTTTTCAATGATATCTCCAGAGAACAAATATTATCACAATTAAAATCACATAATAGATTTCCAAAATATTCTTTACCAGGTGAAACTGTAGGAACATTGGCAACACATTTACCTGTTTTCCTAATAGGGAATTTTTTTGGGGGAAATGCTCTTGGAAATTACTCATTAGTAGAACGAGTATTGAATGCTCCATCAAGTTTAGTCGGATCTGCTGTTTTGGATGTGTTTAAACAAAAAGCTAGTATTGAATATCATGAAAATGGTGATTGTAAAAAGCTTTATGTCAATACTTTTAAAATATTGGTAATTTTAGGTATCTGTCCATCCATTATATTGTTTTTTTTTGGTACTGAACTATTTCTTTTTGTTTTTGGAGAGCAATGGAGACAAGCTGGGGAATATACTAAGGTTTTATCTGGTTTGTTTTTTTTTTCGTTTTGTTGCTTCTCCATTAACCTATATGTTTTATATTGCTAA
- a CDS encoding DegT/DnrJ/EryC1/StrS aminotransferase family protein, with product MKIDFANLTKAYLENRKAIDRAMSNVVSSSRFIMGEEVQELEKQLQQYTGSKHAITCASGTDALILAMMALDIKPGDEIITSPFTFIASAETIAFLGAIPVFVDIDEATYNIDANQIEGKITKKTKAIMPVSLYGQVANMDTINNLAEKYDLAVIEDAAQSFGATYKGKKSCNLSTIGCTSFFPAKPLGCFGDGGALFTDNKALSDKIKSIRVHGQTQRYIHKYIGIGGRLDTLQAAILIEKLKHYDKDVKRRQIIAKKYDEYLTEYTTIPIIEEHNTSVWAQYSIRVKDRNNVQEKLKEKGIPTAVHYPRPLHLQECFEYLGYKTGDFPIAESVSDEIMSLPMNPYLTAEEINYIAEELKKTL from the coding sequence ATGAAAATAGATTTTGCTAATTTGACAAAAGCCTATCTAGAGAATAGAAAAGCTATTGATAGGGCTATGAGTAATGTTGTTTCTTCCTCTAGATTTATAATGGGAGAGGAAGTACAAGAATTAGAAAAGCAATTACAACAATATACAGGCTCTAAGCATGCGATTACATGTGCATCAGGAACAGACGCCCTTATATTAGCTATGATGGCATTAGATATTAAGCCGGGAGATGAAATTATCACGTCTCCGTTTACTTTTATTGCTTCTGCAGAAACTATAGCATTTCTTGGAGCAATTCCTGTATTTGTAGATATTGATGAAGCTACATATAACATTGATGCTAATCAAATAGAAGGAAAAATCACTAAAAAGACTAAAGCGATAATGCCAGTATCGCTTTATGGACAGGTAGCAAATATGGATACTATTAATAATTTGGCAGAGAAATACGATTTAGCAGTTATTGAAGATGCAGCACAGAGTTTTGGAGCTACCTATAAAGGCAAGAAAAGCTGTAATCTTTCTACAATAGGTTGTACTTCTTTTTTTCCAGCAAAACCATTGGGATGCTTTGGTGATGGAGGAGCTCTTTTTACAGATAATAAAGCATTATCGGACAAAATAAAGAGTATACGTGTGCATGGCCAAACTCAACGATATATCCATAAATATATTGGTATCGGAGGGCGGTTGGATACTTTACAAGCTGCAATTTTGATTGAGAAATTAAAACACTACGACAAGGATGTTAAGAGAAGGCAAATAATAGCCAAAAAATATGATGAATATCTTACCGAATATACAACTATACCAATTATTGAAGAGCACAATACTTCGGTATGGGCTCAATATTCTATCCGAGTAAAGGATCGTAATAATGTTCAGGAAAAGTTGAAAGAGAAAGGAATACCTACAGCAGTTCATTATCCCAGACCTCTTCACTTACAAGAATGTTTCGAATATTTGGGATATAAAACAGGTGATTTTCCAATTGCTGAGAGCGTATCGGATGAAATTATGAGCTTACCCATGAATCCGTATTTAACAGCAGAAGAGATAAATTATATAGCAGAAGAATTGAAAAAAACGTTATAA
- the asnB gene encoding asparagine synthase (glutamine-hydrolyzing), with amino-acid sequence MCGITGIIDKKGKVIMDSVLRNANDIIKHRGPDGEGFYHHNNIGLAHRRLSIIDLSEEGKQPMTYDQDNYVITFNGEIYNYIELKEELLKLGHEFNNKTDTEVILAAYKEWGDSCVQKFNGMWAFAILDKTKEILFLSRDRFGIKPLYYYSDENIFIFGSEIKQLLPSLPSIKVNRQIMFDYLMINKQNHSNETFFKNIDSLPNGHNAIYNLKTNEYNILKYYTLNQKEEFNDLSNEELYNSFEKTLNDSIKLRLRSDVKVGSCLSGGMDSSAITAKAAVMYKEQNPKKKFYSITAKSEDIINDESEFAKLVVDQHKLDWNVTEPSYSEYKEISNNLSYILEEPFKSNSYHMQYFVMEKAKKDNCIVLLDGQGGDESLLGYEIYYIPYLNQLKGWINKIKALKSITGNSKLSNRDIFIYYFYFNFFFIKKLRFKRKSKYIRKEFSKYFNNQLLIQNSFKKKSIFEIQKHHFLNFQIKNQLVFADKIAMWHSIEARFPMIDHRFIETSLSLPLDFKINEGWTKYVLRKISEEILPKEVVWRTNKMGFESPLSWAKKNDEMLKTIKKSKFIKNFVDVDVLSDKIDENTILRLHSLSIWAKTFNVSF; translated from the coding sequence ATGTGTGGAATAACGGGAATTATTGATAAAAAAGGAAAAGTAATAATGGATAGTGTTTTAAGAAATGCTAATGACATAATAAAACATAGAGGCCCAGATGGAGAAGGTTTCTACCATCACAACAATATTGGCTTAGCACATAGAAGATTGTCAATTATCGATTTATCTGAAGAAGGAAAACAACCTATGACTTATGATCAAGATAATTACGTGATTACTTTTAATGGTGAAATCTATAATTATATTGAATTAAAAGAAGAGTTATTAAAATTAGGACATGAGTTTAATAATAAAACAGATACTGAAGTAATATTGGCAGCTTATAAAGAGTGGGGTGATAGTTGTGTTCAAAAATTTAATGGTATGTGGGCTTTTGCTATTTTAGATAAAACAAAAGAAATTCTATTTTTAAGTAGAGATAGGTTCGGAATCAAGCCATTATACTATTATTCTGATGAAAATATATTTATATTTGGATCAGAGATAAAACAACTACTTCCATCTTTACCTTCTATAAAGGTTAATAGACAAATAATGTTTGACTATTTGATGATAAATAAACAAAACCATTCTAACGAAACGTTTTTTAAGAATATCGACTCTTTACCAAATGGACACAATGCCATTTATAATTTGAAAACAAATGAGTATAATATTTTGAAGTATTATACACTAAATCAAAAGGAAGAATTTAATGATTTATCTAATGAAGAGCTTTATAATTCATTTGAGAAGACTTTAAATGATTCTATTAAGTTAAGACTCAGGTCGGATGTTAAAGTTGGATCTTGTCTTAGTGGAGGAATGGATAGTTCAGCAATAACAGCAAAAGCAGCCGTAATGTATAAAGAACAAAATCCTAAAAAGAAATTTTATAGTATTACTGCAAAATCTGAAGATATAATAAATGATGAATCCGAATTTGCTAAATTGGTGGTTGATCAACACAAATTAGATTGGAATGTTACAGAACCTTCATATTCAGAATATAAAGAAATATCTAATAACCTATCTTATATATTAGAAGAACCTTTTAAAAGTAATTCTTACCATATGCAGTACTTTGTTATGGAAAAAGCAAAAAAAGATAATTGTATTGTTTTATTGGACGGACAAGGTGGGGATGAAAGTTTGTTAGGATATGAAATATATTACATTCCATATTTAAATCAGTTAAAAGGTTGGATAAATAAAATTAAGGCTTTAAAGTCAATAACAGGTAATTCAAAATTGTCCAACAGGGATATATTTATATATTATTTTTATTTTAATTTCTTTTTTATAAAAAAACTTCGCTTTAAACGAAAATCAAAATATATTAGAAAAGAATTTTCTAAGTATTTTAATAATCAATTATTGATCCAAAATAGTTTTAAAAAGAAAAGCATTTTTGAAATACAAAAGCATCATTTCTTAAATTTTCAAATAAAAAACCAACTAGTTTTTGCTGATAAAATTGCTATGTGGCACTCTATAGAAGCAAGATTTCCTATGATTGATCATAGATTTATTGAAACATCACTTTCTTTACCACTTGATTTTAAAATAAATGAGGGTTGGACAAAATATGTTTTAAGAAAAATATCAGAAGAAATATTACCAAAAGAAGTCGTGTGGAGAACTAATAAAATGGGATTTGAATCTCCTTTATCTTGGGCTAAAAAAAATGATGAGATGCTAAAAACAATAAAAAAATCCAAATTTATTAAAAACTTTGTGGATGTAGATGTTTTAAGCGATAAGATAGACGAAAACACAATTTTGAGACTCCATAGCTTATCTATCTGGGCAAAAACTTTTAATGTTTCATTTTAG
- a CDS encoding acyltransferase, whose product MSKKKYYAHETAVIDDNCIIGRDTKIWHFSHIMPNCDIGEACNIGQNVVVSPEVKLGSNVKVQNNVSIYTGVVCEDDVFLGPSMVFTNVINPRSAVNRRGKYAITNVKKGASIGANATIICGNDIGEYALIGAGAVVTKSIKPYALIVGNPARQIGWVSEYGHRLTFDENNEAVCPESNQEYKLDSKGDIVERIR is encoded by the coding sequence ATGAGTAAAAAAAAGTATTATGCTCATGAGACAGCAGTAATTGATGATAATTGTATCATTGGAAGAGACACAAAAATATGGCACTTTTCTCATATAATGCCTAATTGTGATATTGGCGAAGCATGTAATATTGGTCAAAATGTGGTCGTATCTCCAGAAGTTAAGCTTGGAAGCAACGTGAAAGTACAAAATAATGTTTCTATATATACAGGAGTAGTATGTGAGGATGATGTTTTCTTGGGGCCATCAATGGTGTTTACTAATGTTATCAATCCTAGAAGTGCTGTTAACAGAAGAGGAAAATATGCAATAACAAATGTAAAAAAAGGAGCATCAATAGGAGCTAACGCAACAATTATTTGTGGGAATGATATTGGTGAATATGCATTGATAGGCGCAGGTGCAGTGGTTACGAAATCAATCAAACCTTATGCATTGATTGTTGGTAATCCAGCAAGACAAATAGGTTGGGTTAGTGAATACGGGCATCGATTGACTTTTGATGAGAACAATGAAGCAGTTTGCCCGGAAAGTAATCAAGAATATAAATTAGACTCTAAGGGAGATATTGTAGAAAGAATTAGATAG
- a CDS encoding transposase, with the protein MVIDNAAFHVTKNIATPKSIYLLRIPPYTPEFNPCGQIWQYIKQRFKDRQFDSLIELKKWLSQQVCQMKTLATVSIQLKKQGMVKFNYSVWFKLIK; encoded by the coding sequence GTGGTCATAGATAATGCGGCTTTTCACGTAACCAAAAACATTGCTACACCAAAGAGTATATACTTGTTGAGAATTCCTCCATACACCCCAGAATTTAATCCTTGTGGGCAGATATGGCAATATATAAAGCAAAGATTTAAGGACAGACAGTTCGATTCATTAATAGAACTAAAGAAATGGCTGAGTCAACAAGTTTGTCAAATGAAAACCCTTGCAACGGTCTCAATTCAATTGAAAAAACAAGGGATGGTTAAATTTAACTATAGTGTTTGGTTTAAACTAATCAAGTAA
- a CDS encoding Gfo/Idh/MocA family protein: protein MKNFALIGAAGYIAPRHMKAIKDTNNILLAAYDKNDSVGVIDSHFPKADFFVEFERFDRHIEKLKYEQDLFLDYVSICSPNYLHDAHIRFALRSGADAICEKPLVLNPWNIDKLQKVEEKTGKKIYNILQLRVHPSIIALKEKVKNTKKETKFEVDLTYLTSRGNWYHTSWKGDKSKSGGIATNIGVHFYDMLSWIFGDVQDNVVHIHEEDRAAGYLEFENARVRWFLSINAEYLPKEVKDKGQTTYRSITINGEELEFSGGFTDLHTMVYKDILEGKGYGLDAARTAIGIVHEIRNTNPVGLKGEYHRFLNND from the coding sequence ATGAAAAACTTTGCATTGATAGGTGCCGCAGGATATATTGCACCAAGACATATGAAAGCTATAAAAGATACTAATAACATACTTTTAGCTGCTTATGATAAGAACGATAGTGTAGGAGTTATAGATTCTCATTTCCCAAAAGCAGATTTTTTTGTGGAGTTTGAGAGGTTTGACAGACATATAGAAAAACTTAAATATGAACAAGATCTATTTTTGGATTATGTAAGTATATGTTCTCCAAATTATTTACACGATGCACATATTAGATTTGCATTACGTAGTGGAGCAGACGCCATATGCGAGAAACCACTTGTTTTGAACCCATGGAATATTGATAAACTTCAAAAGGTCGAAGAAAAGACAGGTAAAAAGATTTATAATATTCTTCAACTTAGGGTACACCCATCAATAATAGCATTAAAAGAGAAGGTAAAAAACACTAAAAAAGAGACTAAATTTGAAGTAGATTTAACATACTTAACCTCAAGAGGTAATTGGTATCATACCTCTTGGAAAGGTGACAAAAGTAAATCTGGAGGGATTGCAACAAATATTGGAGTACACTTTTATGATATGTTATCCTGGATTTTTGGAGATGTACAAGATAATGTAGTTCATATTCATGAAGAAGATAGAGCTGCGGGATACTTAGAATTTGAAAACGCACGTGTTCGCTGGTTTTTATCTATAAATGCTGAATATTTACCTAAGGAAGTAAAAGATAAAGGTCAAACAACCTATAGATCAATAACTATTAATGGTGAAGAATTAGAATTTAGTGGTGGTTTCACTGATCTTCATACGATGGTATATAAAGATATTTTAGAAGGAAAAGGATACGGCTTAGATGCGGCAAGGACAGCTATTGGAATTGTTCATGAAATAAGAAATACAAATCCGGTAGGACTTAAAGGAGAATATCACAGGTTTTTAAATAATGACTAA
- a CDS encoding transposase, which produces MLIGKIRFKVERTFGGIKRWFSGGTARYRGIKNAHSNLMEAMCYNLYRSPGILASNCKINRNEH; this is translated from the coding sequence TTGCTTATAGGAAAAATAAGATTTAAAGTAGAACGTACTTTTGGAGGCATAAAGCGATGGTTTTCTGGCGGTACAGCAAGGTACAGAGGCATCAAAAATGCACACTCAAATCTTATGGAAGCGATGTGTTATAATCTGTATCGAAGTCCAGGGATACTCGCCTCTAATTGTAAAATTAATAGAAATGAGCATTAG
- the hisH gene encoding imidazole glycerol phosphate synthase subunit HisH has protein sequence MIAIVDYKVGNLGSIQNMLKKIGERSIVTSDPKELSNAKKIILPGVGAFDSGIKNLKKYNLWEVLNQKALIEKTPILGICLGMQLLCNSSEEGKEKGLGWINAEVKKFHFLENRFKSPHMGWNYTYQQKESKLLKNMYENPKFYFVHSFYVDVKDASLLTKSNYSFDFDSSVEKENILGVQFHPEKSHKYGMKLLDNFVKNY, from the coding sequence ATGATAGCAATAGTAGATTATAAAGTGGGCAACTTAGGGTCAATTCAAAATATGCTAAAAAAGATAGGAGAAAGATCTATAGTGACCTCAGACCCAAAAGAACTTTCCAACGCAAAAAAAATAATCCTACCAGGTGTTGGTGCTTTTGATTCTGGAATTAAAAATTTAAAAAAATATAATTTATGGGAAGTACTTAATCAAAAAGCGTTAATCGAGAAAACTCCAATATTGGGTATCTGTTTAGGGATGCAGTTACTTTGTAATTCTAGTGAAGAAGGAAAAGAAAAAGGGTTGGGATGGATAAATGCAGAAGTAAAAAAATTTCACTTTTTAGAAAATCGCTTTAAAAGTCCACACATGGGTTGGAACTATACGTATCAACAAAAAGAAAGCAAGCTTTTAAAAAACATGTACGAAAACCCTAAGTTTTATTTTGTACACTCATTTTATGTAGACGTTAAAGATGCTTCACTTCTGACAAAGTCAAACTATAGTTTCGATTTTGATTCATCGGTAGAGAAAGAAAACATTTTAGGAGTTCAATTTCATCCTGAAAAGAGTCATAAATATGGAATGAAATTGTTAGATAATTTTGTAAAAAACTATTAG
- a CDS encoding nucleotide sugar dehydrogenase, with product MKKTNIKDNKIAIIGLGYVGLPLAVEFSKNDFNVIGYDINSLRIENLCKGIDFTNEVSEDDLKELKSIHYTSDKKEIQVANIYIVTVPTPIDEFKQPDLNPLKEASKLVGRYLSKGDLVIFESTVFPGCTEEVCVPILEEYSDFKFNVDFFCGYSPERINPGDKVRRVHNIVKITSGSNERIAEVVDQLYSTIVTVGTHKASSIKVAEAAKIIENTQRDLNISFVNELALIFDKMNIDTLEVLEAAGTKWNFLPFRPGLVGGHCIGVDPFYLTHKAESLGYHPQVILSGRKINDEMGVHIANKVIKLMVKEGLRVKNAKALILGITFKENCPDIRNSKVIDVINELKEFGVEVEIYDPHADRKEVKKEYDVDLINEPKRKYDTIILTVGHDEFKKLNIKELGNTNVVIYDVKSFFPKELVTDRL from the coding sequence ATGAAAAAGACGAATATAAAAGATAATAAAATTGCCATAATTGGATTAGGGTATGTAGGCTTGCCTCTGGCTGTTGAATTTAGTAAGAATGATTTTAATGTTATTGGTTATGACATTAATTCGTTGAGAATAGAAAATTTATGTAAAGGGATTGATTTTACAAATGAAGTTTCCGAAGATGATCTTAAAGAACTTAAATCAATCCATTATACTTCTGATAAAAAAGAAATACAAGTTGCAAATATATATATAGTAACCGTTCCTACACCAATAGATGAATTTAAGCAGCCTGATTTAAACCCTTTAAAGGAAGCAAGTAAATTAGTTGGAAGATATTTGTCCAAAGGAGATCTAGTTATATTTGAATCTACTGTTTTTCCTGGGTGTACCGAAGAAGTTTGTGTCCCTATTTTGGAAGAATATAGTGACTTTAAGTTTAATGTTGATTTCTTTTGTGGATATTCTCCAGAAAGAATAAATCCAGGGGATAAAGTCAGAAGGGTACATAATATTGTTAAAATTACTTCGGGAAGTAATGAGAGAATTGCTGAAGTAGTTGATCAATTATATAGTACTATTGTTACTGTAGGTACCCATAAAGCATCTTCAATTAAAGTGGCAGAAGCTGCCAAAATTATTGAAAACACGCAAAGAGATTTAAATATTTCGTTTGTAAATGAGTTGGCGTTAATTTTTGATAAAATGAACATTGACACTTTAGAAGTTTTAGAAGCAGCCGGAACCAAATGGAATTTTTTACCTTTTAGACCAGGATTAGTGGGAGGACATTGTATTGGTGTTGACCCATTTTACTTAACTCATAAGGCTGAGAGTCTTGGGTATCATCCACAGGTAATCTTGTCGGGAAGAAAAATCAATGACGAAATGGGGGTCCATATTGCTAATAAGGTTATAAAACTTATGGTTAAAGAAGGACTTAGAGTTAAAAATGCGAAAGCGTTAATTTTAGGAATTACGTTTAAAGAAAACTGTCCCGATATAAGAAACTCTAAAGTAATCGATGTAATTAATGAACTTAAAGAATTTGGAGTTGAAGTTGAGATTTATGACCCACATGCCGATCGTAAAGAAGTTAAAAAAGAATATGACGTTGATTTGATTAATGAACCAAAAAGAAAATATGACACTATTATTTTAACTGTGGGTCATGATGAATTCAAAAAACTAAATATTAAGGAGTTAGGTAATACTAATGTTGTGATTTATGATGTAAAAAGTTTTTTCCCAAAAGAATTAGTAACAGATAGACTTTAA
- the wecC gene encoding UDP-N-acetyl-D-mannosamine dehydrogenase, which yields MNNKPSVVMIGLGYIGLPTAALIAQNKTYVHGVDINPKVVETVNAGKIHIVEPELDEAVANAVKNGYLSASTTPVVADTYLIVVPTPFKGKNEPDISFVEAATRGIIPLLKEDDLYIIESTSPIGTTEKMMEIIYSERSDLEGKLNIAYCPERVLPGNVMYELVHNDRVIGGIDEKSTIKALNFYREFIKGELHKTNARTAEMCKLVENSSRDVQIAFANELSLICDKADINVWELIELANKHPRVNILQPGCGVGGHCIAVDPYFIVADYPMESQIIGKAREINNYKSFWCAEKVKTAKLEFELKKGRKPNIALMGLAFKPNIDDLRESPAKYIVQKVLQNANNEEYYIVEPNISEHKVFKLTNYLEAIKKADIIVFLVAHKEFINLNVSKDKVILDFCGIIN from the coding sequence ATGAATAATAAGCCTAGTGTAGTAATGATTGGTTTGGGTTATATTGGGCTCCCAACAGCAGCATTAATAGCACAAAACAAAACATATGTCCACGGAGTTGATATTAATCCTAAAGTTGTAGAAACCGTAAACGCAGGTAAAATTCACATTGTTGAGCCTGAATTGGATGAAGCTGTAGCAAATGCTGTGAAAAATGGTTACTTGAGTGCATCAACAACTCCTGTTGTTGCAGATACTTATTTAATAGTGGTTCCTACTCCATTTAAAGGTAAGAATGAACCAGATATTTCTTTTGTAGAAGCTGCAACACGAGGAATAATCCCATTACTGAAAGAGGATGATTTATATATTATTGAGTCAACATCTCCTATTGGAACCACAGAAAAAATGATGGAGATAATCTACTCAGAAAGATCTGATTTGGAAGGGAAATTGAATATTGCGTATTGTCCAGAACGTGTTCTTCCTGGAAATGTGATGTATGAATTAGTACATAATGATAGGGTAATTGGTGGTATCGATGAGAAATCAACAATCAAAGCATTAAATTTTTATCGAGAGTTCATCAAAGGAGAGTTGCATAAAACTAATGCTAGAACTGCCGAAATGTGTAAATTGGTTGAGAATTCATCTCGTGATGTTCAAATTGCATTTGCTAATGAGTTATCGCTTATTTGTGACAAAGCAGATATTAATGTTTGGGAATTAATAGAGCTTGCTAATAAGCATCCTAGAGTGAATATCTTACAGCCTGGTTGTGGTGTTGGAGGTCATTGTATAGCTGTTGACCCTTATTTTATTGTAGCAGATTATCCAATGGAATCCCAGATTATCGGTAAAGCTCGAGAAATTAATAATTATAAATCATTTTGGTGTGCCGAAAAGGTAAAAACAGCTAAACTCGAGTTTGAACTAAAAAAAGGACGTAAACCCAATATTGCACTAATGGGATTGGCATTTAAACCAAATATTGACGATTTAAGAGAATCACCAGCTAAGTATATTGTTCAAAAGGTTTTACAAAATGCAAATAACGAAGAGTATTATATTGTAGAACCCAATATTTCTGAGCATAAGGTTTTCAAATTGACTAACTATTTAGAAGCAATCAAAAAAGCAGATATTATTGTATTTTTGGTTGCTCATAAAGAATTTATAAATCTAAATGTTTCTAAAGATAAAGTTATTTTAGATTTTTGCGGAATAATAAATTGA
- a CDS encoding transposase: protein MVKEYPDSVDSQTAWLKKGGKYRFGYKRHHFTDNEGLVLGMLTTKASTNEVANLEQVSNTADLPEGIPLKADKRYQSKKNSELLKE, encoded by the coding sequence GTGGTTAAAGAGTATCCAGATAGTGTAGATTCGCAAACTGCTTGGCTAAAGAAAGGAGGTAAATACAGATTTGGTTACAAAAGGCACCATTTTACCGACAACGAAGGCTTGGTTCTAGGAATGTTAACCACGAAAGCCAGTACTAATGAAGTAGCCAATTTAGAGCAGGTATCGAATACTGCAGATTTACCAGAAGGTATTCCACTAAAAGCAGACAAAAGGTATCAATCAAAGAAAAACTCAGAACTCCTTAAAGAATGA